In Populus alba chromosome 1, ASM523922v2, whole genome shotgun sequence, a single window of DNA contains:
- the LOC118047094 gene encoding uncharacterized protein: MEGLESSDKAAWTKEMLHIFCDICIKAIDMGMRPNTHFDKPGWKFLITSFKEQTGHAFTKTQLKNKWDGCKKDWRIWNKLVSETGVGWNSELGTIAASDEWWKQKIQEIRGAKKFRHVGIEPSLKNKFDRMYSNIVATGAFAWAPSSGVPAGSGVDPGTSNADIADDGLEEGSGDSEEDVIPDFQTDMARMVGGIHMSSSTNTKSGDKRKERDHYDVRGRKKKTSGIGVKLLTRCNHLLESMSTKSDSTSVNMDREGCSIPEVMAELHSIPGVSVDDDFHDFATEYLSLRRKREMWSSMGDMQQKFRWLQRMYERSKRA, translated from the exons ATGGAAGGTCTTGAATCTTCTGATAAGGCTGCTTGGACAAAGGAAATGTTGCATATATTTTGTGATATATGCATTAAGGCAATTGATATGGGAATGAGACCTAATACTCATTTCGATAAACCGGGGTGGAAATTTCTTATAAcatcattcaaagaacaaactGGGCATGCATTCACtaaaacacaattgaaaaacaaatgggatggATGCAAAAAGGATTGGAGGATATGGAATAAGCTGGTTTCTGAAACCGGTGTTGGCTGGAATAGTGAATTAGGCACAATTGCAGCTAGTGATGAGTGGTGGAAACAAAAAATCCAG gAAATTAGAGGAGCCAAAAAATTCAGACATGTCGGTATTGAGCCGtctttaaagaataaatttgacCGAATGTATTCCAACATTGTTGCAACTGGAGCGTTTGCATGGGCTCCTTCATCAGGTGTACCTGCTGGCAGTGGTGTTGATCCTGGTACAAGCAATGCCGACATTGCTGATGATGGTTTGGAAGAGGGCAGCGGTGATTCGGAGGAAGATGTGATTCCAGATTTTCAGACTGATATGGCTCGAATGGTTGGAGGGATACATATGTCTAGCAGCACCAATACAAAAAGCGgcgacaaaagaaaagaacgaGATCATTATGATGTGCGAggtagaaagaagaaaacatctgGAATTGGTGTTAAGTTGTTGACAAGGTGCAATCATCTACTTGAGAGTATGTCGACTAAGAGTGATTCGACGTCTGTTAACATGGATCGCGAAGGCTGTAGTATTCCCGAGGTCATGGCTGAGCTGCACTCCATTCCTGGAGTTTCAGTTGACGATGATTTTCATGACTTCGCTACGGAGTATCTCAGTctaagaaggaaaagagaaatgtgGTCCAGTATGGGCGATATGCAACAGAAGTTTCGATGGTTGCAGCGAATGTATGAACGAAGTAAACGTGCTTAG
- the LOC118047109 gene encoding uncharacterized protein, producing the protein MVKICGVKVLPFLVLVLMLTVVAEHGQAHPCGSTFFSALIQLIPCRAAVAPFSPIQPSELCCSAVKALGQPCLCTLVNGPPISGVDRNMALQLPDKCSANFEPCNSLSQKTRASTHAASLRTQLQHRCNTVGVRRNAETETLIFTESRAIDVPKLLLIHELGRSEA; encoded by the exons ATGGTGAAGATTTGCGGTGTCAAGGTTCTGCCCTTCCTGGTACTTGTGCTGATGTTGACAGTAGTGGCGGAGCACGGCCAAGCACATCCTTGTGGTAGCACTTTCTTCTCTGCACTCATTCAATTGATACCTTGCAGGGCAGCGGTTGCTCCGTTTAGTCCTATCCAACCAAGTGAGCTCTGCTGCAGTGCTGTGAAAGCTCTCGGCCAGCCTTGCTTGTGTACTCTTGTCAACGGCCCTCCAATTTCTGGTGTTGACCGGAACATGGCCTTGCAGCTTCCTGACAAGTGCTCAGCCAACTTTGAACCATgtaactctctctctcaaaaaactCGCGCAAGCACACACGCAGCCTCcctgag AACACAGCTGCAACACCGCTGCAACACCGTTGGGGTTCGCAGAAACGCAGAGACTGAG ACCCTGATTTTCACTGAAAGCAGGGCTATCGATGTGCCTAAACTGTTGTTAATTCATGAACTTGGACGGTCTGAGGCTTga
- the LOC118047125 gene encoding cytochrome P450 705A5, producing the protein MAAMTAIQYVIALFVLWFITVFLQYIFKRPGKKPAGYCPPPSPPTLPLIGHLHLLTPVAYKGFHALNNKYGPLLYLRLATYPAVLVSSAPVATEIFKAQDVHFASRIKSPFEDNLLFGSSTSFFNAPYGDYWKFMKKICMTELLGSSQMKKLKNVRHEEVVRFLSKMSEIGQKNDVADLSAEVLTLANNATCRMIMSARCSGEDNQADQCRGLVSESFDLAAKLAVCNLFGPLKRIGIWFLRKKIAAVPKRYDELFENILVEHEEKAKRGGPHMENKDLMDILLEVYHDKNAEMRITRKQMKTFFLDLFTGGTSTTADAILWILGELVNHPASFKKLREEIDSVVGTERLADEADIPNLPYFQACVKEAMRLHPPVPLFDRVCREDCKLAGHDIPKGITMIMNAYSIMRDPKIWDNPDDFIPERFLTEHDSTKGQNLQIYVPFGGGRRMCPGTNMSSSLINSSVSAMVQCFDWKVVGGDGPDGSKVNMDTKAGVTMSLEKPFMSTPVLHRNLFSA; encoded by the exons ATGGCTGCCATGACTGCCATTCAATATGTCATTGCCCTCTTTGTCCTCTGGTTTATCACCGTCTTTCTTCAATACATTTTCAAGAGACCCGGCAAGAAACCTGCCGGTTATTGCCCCCCTCCAAGCCCACCAACACTTCCTTTGATCGGTCACCTCCATTTACTAACCCCAGTAGCATACAAAGGCTTCCACGCTCTCAACAACAAATATGGCCCTCTCCTCTATCTCCGTCTGGCCACGTATCCTGCTGTTCTTGTCTCATCAGCTCCTGTGGCCACTGAGATCTTCAAGGCACAGGATGTCCATTTTGCCTCTAGAATAAAATCCCCCTTTGAGGATAATTTACTATTTGGAAGCTCAACAAGCTTTTTCAATGCCCCATACGGGGATTACTGGAAATTCATGAAGAAGATTTGCATGACAGAATTGTTGGGGAGCAGCCAGATGAAGAAGTTAAAGAATGTTAGACATGAAGAAGTTGTGAGATTTTTGTCTAAAATGTCGGAGATAGGTCAAAAAAATGATGTTGCAGATTTGAGTGCTGAGGTATTAACACTAGCAAACAATGCTACTTGCAGGATGATCATGAGTGCTAGGTGTTCGGGGGAAGATAATCAGGCTGATCAGTGTAGAGGGCTGGTGAGTGAATCCTTTGATCTGGCTGCAAAGCTTGCTGTATGTAACTTGTTTGGTCCCTTGAAAAGGATAGGTATTTGGTtcttaagaaagaaaattgctGCTGTGCCCAAAAGGTATGATGAATTGTTTGAGAACATCCTGGTAGAGCATGAGGAAAAAGCAAAGAGAGGAGGTCCACACATGGAGAATAAAGACTTGATGGATATTCTCTTGGAAGTTTATCATGATAAAAATGCTGAAATGAGGATAACCAGGAAGCAAATGAAGACTTTCTTTCTG GATCTTTTCACTGGAGGTACGAGTACTACAGCAGATGCCATACTATGGATCTTAGGGGAGCTTGTCAACCATCCTGCATCATTCAAGAAGCTGAGAGAGGAGATAGATTCAGTTGTCGGGACAGAGAGACTTGCAGATGAAGCAGATATCCCAAATCTGCCTTATTTTCAAGCATGTGTGAAGGAGGCAATGAGACTACATCCACCAGTGCCTTTATTTGATAGGGTATGCCGTGAAGATTGCAAACTTGCAGGACATGACATCCCCAAAGGAATTACAATGATAATGAATGCATACTCTATCATGAGGGATCCAAAGATATGGGATAACCCCGACGACTTCATTCCAGAGAGGTTCTTGACAGAACATGACAGCACCAAGGGGCAAAACCTGCAGATTTACGTCCCTTTTGGCGGGGGAAGGAGAATGTGCCCTGGGACTAACATGTCCTCAAGTTTGATCAATAGCAGTGTTTCAGCTATGGTTCAATGTTTTGATTGGAAGGTGGTCGGAGGAGATGGCCCAGATGGATCAAAAGTTAACATGGACACTAAAGCAGGTGTGACTATGAGCTTGGAGAAACCATTCATGTCCACTCCTGTTCTCCACCGCAATTTATTTTCTGCCTGA